AGGAGGAGTTTATATAAGGATTATATTTGTTTCTAGTCATTTAATGTCAGACTAAAATTTTGGTAAAACTGGTATGAAAGGGTCAAAACTGAGAAGAAAGTGACTGTGGTAAAAGCAAAATTTCAGGAAATaggaacaaaatattttaaaaattgaatttacCCTTACCTTGTCTACATTCAGAAATGTTGTAGCCTTTCCATGGTGCCGTTTTAAGCCCTAGCAGTGATTTTAAAATGGTTGCATGATATTAACCGTATCTTCCCAAATTTGTTTTTCAAAATTCGTGTTTGTTTGCTATTAAACGTATCATATTGGGCCTCTTGTTTGTGCAGAagtcaatattttctttttatcaACTTTAGATTTTGCATAATGCACCACCCCGAAAATGGGGCAGTGGGCATTGTCTGGGTGGGGTATATTAATGAAAACCCCTTTTAATTGTAGATAGTGACAAGTTTATAAGAGTGCATTAGTTTGTTAATTAGCATAAATATTGATCCAGAGTGGGTTAGCAATTGAAATCTTATATTTAAATGCATAAATATTATCCTTTTTCTAAAGTAATTATACTAACATTACCTAAGTTTTCATGTTGCTTCTGAAGAAATTTAAAATCCTTCAAATAAAGAACTTTATTGCAATCTAGAAACAACAGATACATTATTGAACAGTTTTACGGCAAAAAAATATTAATTCAAAATATCTGCCCTAGTCCATGTACGCTCAAGCTTTGGTGTGATGTCAACTTCCAATATGGGGTGAGATAGTTTCTGTTGTTTTGATACTCGTAAACAATTTTCATCAATTCCTGCTTCTTCACTAGTGTTTGTATTGCTTGTGTCATCTACTTCTTTTTCTACAGTCCCTATATTTTCTTCCTCAATGCCATTATCAGATATTTTTGTCAGGAAGAGTTCAGCCTCACCACGAAGTTGATTTCCTGATAGATTGTTAATTGTTGCAGATTCACGTCTTTCATCACCACTATTCTCATCACTACACTCAGGATTTGCTGGTGGACCAATGTAAATGGTTGCATCCAGAAACTCTTCTTGAGATGCAAGTAGAGAAGCTATTTCATCACAGTCAATCTGAAAAATAAAATTGTTTACCTAGAAAAAGAAATCTAATTCTGTTCCCTATGTGTAGCACCCACTTTTGTAAATATGACCCACGAAATAATATAAACAGCCAAATTTGAAACACACAAATATTCTAGAATTAATTTGACTAAAAACATTTATAACAGAATGAATACCCCCACCCACTCATGTCCACTGTCTGTCCCAAAATTGGGGCAGTCACCTTTGTCATTATTTTTCTATTTCACAATACACCTTGAGGTGTGGAGATTTTAATTTCAGTGAAATCAGGTAGAATATAATATTGATAAACATGAGAAGAAATATCTTACCTGCATGGAGCAGCCATGTTGTAGACAAAGAGTTAAAATATGATTATTCCTTGTAGATGCCAGGACACTGAAAACAGCTGAAAGTTACTCATTGTTACCAACACAATTCTCAATGGTCAAATTGTCTCCGCGGAAGGAAGAAATGAGGGAACAAAAATATGAAACAGGTGATGCCCCAAAAATGGCGCAGTGGAAAGATATGGGTTCAATTTTTTAATATAATGGAGAAGAATATTGTTAAAATTGTTTGAAATTTCAGAGAAAACTGCCGAAAATGATAAGAAACTCAAGATCTTGTCCATGGAGAACTCTATGTTGCTATGCTCCAACTGCATCTGCTGTTTTATTATAATGTGTTCTTCATTACAGGTATCATGGTACAAACTGCTCTTTGCGTTGCAGTTTCTTTTAGCCCAAATGTGGTAGGTACGTGGTTCTAATTAGGAATGAATTAGAGTTTGCTCTGGATTTTGCTGTCAACAAAAGATAACGCCGGTTCtctaggttttaaaggtgtattatTATATTTTGGAAAAAATAATACTTTATCATTTAAATTTAGGTACCTAGTACAAAAAGTCAACATCTGACATTTTTTATGAAATTTCTCTTGGAGAAACGCATCAAATGAATGACATAATGTTTGACTTTATTTCCAAAACTTGACATCTGCTTCATTAATTTATTTCCATAATCTGACACATGTATTTCTTTCCTCAACCCAACATTTTCTATAAGAAAGTTCATGCACTCAATTGCTGTTCATAAAATATGGACTTAATTAAGTGAATAATGTATCAAAAGGAACATTTCTTTAAATCTCTGATAGTAGGGCCTACTGCGTAttaaactgaaaaatgaaaactcAAAATCTATTAGTAGGGCCTACTGAGTATTAAACTGAAAAACGAAATTTGTTCCAATTATCCTgtatgcagggtggtcggaaacaacgtgaaccgggtatatgagcattagagagtttcatactgataaataatttgaaaaagtgtTATTCGATATCTCataccgttgttattttatcagctgctgaagttagcccgTCTGCTtcgtgggcaaattcaaatgggcttaacgaggaggtgttgctaaatttgcaagtgGTTTGTAGATCATTCCATGCGTCAGTGTTGCCATATCAAACGGCTTTGCTCGACAGCATCACGGGAAATCATTGGCACGTAAACTTGTGAAACTCAGTTTTCAAGTTTACGACAAAAGATAGAAAGAAAACTAGACTGAAAATTATATTAATGAACTTCAGGGGATTTgggaggtggggggaggggggggggcagggaGAGATGTATAGGGATTCATTTTGATGTCACAGCACAACTGGATAGAAGCAGTgaaacataaatttgtgaaactcagtttttaaGTTTAAGATAAAAAGGGGAAGAAAATAAACTGCAAATTCAGCATAAtttacttttgtttcttcctcagcctcatccataaagtaaataaatcactgtataAAAGATCGCACACTTgggctaattaatcacataacactcactcaacacaagacaagtacacaCTGATATAACGACTAAAAACATACGCATCACATAAATAAATGACATCtctacaacagtaataagctgccaggattcacagagtaaCATATTATGTGTTACATGTACCAGAGAGACACagaagggaaatgaaggaaggAAACAAAGCGATAGCTGTTTCTGCCATTCTGCTTCCTCTctgcaaatgtatttatgaaatataaaAGCTTCAGTAGTTACTTTAATAATGCatgggaaaaaaataaaaatacctaatccttttttctgtttttcatattaaaatacaaaatacattataatattcctcaacacgaggaattatgggtgtctaagagggggtgtgtgtTTGCTTCTTGTAGGTCCAtacgagcaatactgttttcttaacatggaatggtcTATAGACTGGGTTGAGAGCTATGCCAAGAAATCAATATCAAACACAAACTCACCATGGGTTTCAGCTGGTGACACCATAGCGAACTTGCtatggcacgatcctgtcagctcggaggtccgtgttcaaatcactCCCTTCGTGAAGTTCTTTTCTTCGATGGTTGCTCTAAAGCCCAtcttaagccacatgcagattcaGCAGGACtgcctcgcaaagctcatttgaatttaatgatatagatgttgattcccatacggaacctgaaatatttgtcccgaataagtaaatttataataccaatataaatggtccgttgttggatattataaattttccagcgaactcattcctggttgtcagtgtttcacacccgtgtgctaagttgggctcatcagctggtacatagcacacccaccaagacgcatggctagtgcataccatggatgccactgcgtaggctacttggagccactggcagtgccaatgcactatgcacttccctgtcccttcattattgttatttcatctcggtgttttcatTCGTAccttcatcgccagatgtttcattccaggcttgtgtcaatgtcatacacctgtcaatgtcatatgttatgtacacatgttatgtgaccctcttagactgattctgatggttcggtcagcttctgctttgaacgctagcactgtgccacaTCCAGGAAGTCATCTGGTGATGAATAAATGTACCATTTCCAGTTCTATTATAAAAACTAAATTTCAAAATtcattgtttaagaatcctttctcgtggacagtcgagattttcttctggtgacgcagagcacagttctctgcaaaacgtaaggaatttcaccttattttcttgacacagcataaaccgaaaagcctatacagtatcatgtctataagtacagtccgtgaaagcatcaatggcaaagtTTAAGGTTTTGTTTTTCCAAGATTTTTTCAGGATCAGGTAGAATATTACCATTCTCTAGTATGTGGCCTACGAATTTTACCTGCACCAAATTAAAATTTATTAGGGTTGAGGGTAATCCTGTATTGGTTGAGTTTACATAATACCTTCATGACTCATTCACAGAGTTGAATTACATCCTCAATCCTCAACAAGTATATCATCCGTAAGGTTAACAACTTGTTGGAAGCCTTGTAATATCTAATGAATATTTTTTGAAAAACTTCTGAACCGGATGTAATTCCCATGGGGACACTCTTAAAAAAAATCTGCTGAAATGGGTTATAAATGTTGTGAGTTTATAGCTATTGGGGTCCAAAGGGATTTGTCAGAAGCCATTAGATGCATCCAGTCTTGTAAAAACTTTCTACCCTCTAATACACCAAGAGACTCATTAACTGAGGGTAGCTGCCACCTTTCCATTTGGACTATTTGTTTAGCTGTGTGTAGTCCACAGATATCTGAACTCTACTGTCTTTGCATGGGACCACAACCATAGGTGGACACCAAGGTGTAGGTTCCTCTACTGGCTCGATTATCCTCTCCTTAATCATCTTGTCCACTTTAACTCCATCTCTTAAGGGTATTGCTACATGACAGGGTGCATCTATAGCAAATGGTTTAGCTTTACTACTCAGCCTGATTGTATACTCCATTCCTTTCATTGTGTGAAGTTTATTATTAAACACGTCTGGGAATCTTCTAACATCAAGTCCCGCTTCATCTATATTTAAGTTGACTAGGTTTAAATTCCACAGCGCATATCTGCCTAATCAGAGGACAAGCTTGGTTCTGAATTACATACACATCTTCTAAGGTCTGCATCTCCTTATAGCTGAGTAAGACACTGGTTGCTCGTTTCACAATTAAAGGCAATTTAGCGACACCGTACAAGTTCCTATCAGTTTTCACTAACTTAAGACCAAGTTTATTAGATAAATCGGTACCTATAACAGTGACGTCAGTGCCGGTGTCTAGCTTAAACATTACTTCCTGTTCAGCAATTTTTATGAGTAGTTTCCAAGACTCGGAGTTCAATTCCAGTATTGTCCATTAGCCGAGATAATCATTTCCCTGTTGAGGCTGGTTGTCTTGTATCCCAAAGACTGGCttgtttcctttctttacaacGTTTTATAAAATGGCCTACTTTTCCACAATTGCAGCAGGGGAAAACTTGTGACTGCTGTTATATCCACAATTAGGACATGTATTCCCTCTAGGAATGTTAGACGGGGGTTCCCGTGACATTGAAGTTCTAAAATGATTTATAGTAGTGACATCAGCAGAACTTTCCTTATCTCTATCACTGCCAGTGCTTAGAGCTGTCAGCCTGCCTTGCCAATTGTACAGCCTTATTTAGATCCAAATTGTCTTTGTAGTTTTTCTGAAAGGGCCTAATCTAAAACAGGGATGCAGAAATTTCTCTGAACTGAGGAGCCATTCCAAATGAAGGCAGCAAGAATCCCACCAACCTGACACCTATCAATAATCAAGTTGTGCTACTTAGCATTGACCTTAGCACTGAACTgtccataaatattaaattaaagaaCTAAATTAGGACTATTAGCTGTAAATGCTAGTGTCATCCTTGTTTTACAAAATTCAGAAGATACTGAACGTAGACTTACAGAATAATGATCTAATTCTTGCATGGTAATTTGTGACGATGGATGTGCCTTGTGGTCTTGCTACTGAAAACCACTGGTCCACAGCCATTGCAGGAATAAACTACTTTACTGTAGGCACATTCATATTACAGATCTTCAAATCACACAGAATATTTATTTCTAATGATGATCTGAATCTATTTTGTATAaagttcgggccgatgaccttagatgttaggcccctttaaacaacaagcatcatcatcatcatcatcatcatcatgtataaaGTTCATTAAATCCTCACTCACACAATGCTGTAGAGATTGGAAGAACACACACAACAGATAGATAGTAGCTGTCCCAGAATAGGAAATCTGTCACTGTTTGCTAACTCCAACAGTTCAAACAATTTTTTTCCTCTTCCAAGAAACCACTCATTTTGTATTCATTGTACGTAGTTCTTACCATTTTTACATTTTGCAAGTTGCTCCCAGAAATTTTCTGCCAACATTGAAAAAACATCAACACCATAATTTTACAAATCAGTTCCAGTTGGCCATGTAAAGTTATCAAATAGGACTGTACCCTTCTCTACAGTTCCATGAACCAAAAATCCTTCCTTCAGTTATCTGACGCTATAACTAACCAATTTTATTTCTGCAAATCGACAGCAGAACTAGCAGCTGGTCGAACATCCTTCAGTTGTATCTCTTGAAAAACATCACTAATGGAGGTGTCTGTTACAAATTCATTTTAATTTGGACCAGGGGCAGTTCTGAGTAATTAAAGTGATGCTATTGTACATTTTACACATAGTTCAATAGTGCTGAGAAATAGCTGCTCCCTCTGAAATAAGAGGCAAATTCTTGGGAATTTCTAGAAACATCC
The Anabrus simplex isolate iqAnaSimp1 chromosome 3, ASM4041472v1, whole genome shotgun sequence genome window above contains:
- the LOC136866824 gene encoding uncharacterized protein, which produces MQIDCDEIASLLASQEEFLDATIYIGPPANPECSDENSGDERRESATINNLSGNQLRGEAELFLTKISDNGIEEENIGTVEKEVDDTSNTNTSEEAGIDENCLRVSKQQKLSHPILEVDITPKLERTWTRADILN